A genomic segment from Lignipirellula cremea encodes:
- a CDS encoding pilus assembly protein TadG-related protein, whose amino-acid sequence MNVFRQGQFVFPCSRPSRPGARLRRQGGKVLVMFAIVLPALLGVVGLSFDTGLILTERRHTQHAADAAATAAAMDLQLGKTSDEAIATAQAWVQQELGMDDAQVTVNIPPLAGDYAGDSDAVEVLVTRNRRAYIMPILGSAAQNSYQVRATAALEDATSPLVVVVLDPSPAETQLPVVPLVLPNPLAILGGLEVEGLGSARIDGAVAVNCQWGGVDENNQLAGLDYPPPFGATCTPLLPLTGLRARDIRVVGGVNNADDFRHFLPDQPSPLHANRLPTPDPLIGMPAPTVSADPTNVNSTLRGGVSVLSLSVLGLGPTVRLYPGVYEWIDIVLGKVVFEPGVYIIRGKHPVTGVSLGILGGQVTAEGVMFYITDSAGYDAAGGSPDGNDGETEPAEPVLTTIPPSVIVTGELLGSRFTPLNSPDSPFDGMLLYQRRQDRRPIVMVTQDLLGSRVMQGRIYAKWANTTLVTNGDVELSIAAGSVRILTLATSDFTPSHPFPAAKDVYLVE is encoded by the coding sequence CGCCATTGTTCTGCCCGCCCTGCTGGGAGTCGTCGGATTATCGTTCGATACCGGCCTGATCCTGACGGAAAGGCGCCACACGCAGCATGCGGCCGATGCGGCGGCGACCGCGGCGGCGATGGACCTGCAGCTGGGGAAGACCTCCGACGAGGCGATCGCCACGGCGCAAGCCTGGGTCCAGCAGGAACTCGGCATGGACGACGCCCAGGTGACCGTGAACATTCCACCGCTGGCGGGCGACTATGCCGGGGATAGCGACGCCGTCGAAGTTCTGGTGACGCGCAACCGCCGAGCCTATATTATGCCGATCCTCGGGTCCGCCGCGCAGAACAGCTACCAGGTGCGGGCGACCGCAGCGCTAGAGGACGCCACCTCGCCGCTGGTCGTGGTGGTGCTCGACCCGTCCCCCGCAGAAACGCAGTTGCCGGTCGTGCCGCTGGTGCTGCCCAATCCGCTTGCGATCCTTGGAGGACTTGAGGTCGAAGGCCTGGGGTCCGCCCGGATCGACGGCGCGGTTGCTGTCAATTGCCAGTGGGGCGGCGTTGATGAAAACAATCAACTAGCCGGCCTGGACTATCCGCCGCCGTTTGGGGCGACCTGCACTCCTTTGCTGCCGCTGACCGGGCTAAGGGCCCGCGATATCCGGGTGGTCGGCGGGGTCAACAACGCTGATGACTTTCGCCACTTTCTGCCCGACCAGCCGAGCCCGCTCCATGCCAATCGTTTGCCGACGCCGGACCCGCTCATCGGCATGCCGGCTCCGACTGTATCGGCGGATCCAACCAACGTAAACAGCACGCTCCGCGGCGGCGTCAGCGTTTTGTCTTTGAGTGTTCTGGGGCTGGGGCCCACCGTCCGGCTTTATCCGGGCGTGTACGAATGGATCGATATCGTGCTGGGCAAAGTCGTGTTTGAACCGGGCGTTTACATCATTCGCGGCAAGCATCCCGTGACGGGAGTTTCACTCGGGATTCTCGGCGGCCAGGTGACGGCCGAAGGCGTGATGTTCTATATCACCGACTCCGCCGGATACGACGCCGCTGGCGGCTCGCCCGACGGGAACGACGGCGAAACCGAGCCGGCGGAGCCCGTGTTGACGACGATTCCTCCCAGCGTGATCGTCACAGGCGAGCTGCTGGGAAGCCGGTTCACGCCCTTGAATTCACCCGACAGTCCGTTCGACGGCATGCTGCTGTATCAGCGGCGCCAGGATCGTCGCCCGATCGTCATGGTTACGCAGGACCTGCTCGGCAGCCGCGTCATGCAGGGACGCATCTACGCCAAATGGGCGAATACGACCCTGGTGACCAACGGCGATGTGGAGCTCAGCATTGCCGCCGGCAGCGTCCGCATCCTGACGCTCGCCACCAGCGACTTCACTCCTTCGCACCCGTTCCCCGCAGCCAAAGACGTTTACCTGGTCGAGTAG
- a CDS encoding GNAT family N-acetyltransferase has protein sequence MIDYQLEPELTTDAFIDVLIRSTLAQRRPVDDRPTIDKMLARADVLVTARSEGKLVGVSRAITDGAFCTYLSDLAVDQAFQRQGIGRELIRRTHEAAGLNTMLILLSAPLAASYYPHVGLTQHPSCWFVPRQG, from the coding sequence ATGATCGACTACCAGCTGGAACCGGAACTGACGACCGACGCGTTCATCGATGTGCTGATCCGCTCCACCCTGGCCCAGCGGCGCCCTGTGGACGATCGCCCCACCATCGACAAGATGCTGGCCCGGGCCGACGTGCTGGTGACGGCCCGCTCCGAGGGGAAGCTCGTCGGCGTTTCCCGGGCGATCACCGACGGGGCGTTCTGCACCTACCTGTCGGATCTAGCCGTCGACCAGGCGTTCCAGCGGCAGGGGATCGGTCGGGAACTGATCCGCCGCACGCACGAGGCGGCCGGCTTGAACACCATGTTGATCCTGCTCTCGGCGCCTCTGGCGGCCAGCTACTATCCGCATGTCGGACTCACGCAGCACCCTTCCTGCTGGTTCGTTCCCCGCCAAGGCTAA
- the yidD gene encoding membrane protein insertion efficiency factor YidD, whose translation MSALARKIGQGLWLAPSWFLIGGVRLYQFFLSPIFGRQCRFQPTCSHYFIGAVRKYGAVSGAWRGVLRICRCHPFHPGGYDPP comes from the coding sequence ATGTCCGCGCTGGCCCGGAAAATTGGTCAAGGTTTATGGCTGGCTCCCAGCTGGTTCCTGATTGGGGGCGTGCGACTTTACCAGTTTTTTTTGAGTCCGATTTTTGGCCGGCAATGCCGTTTTCAACCGACGTGCAGCCACTACTTTATTGGCGCTGTTCGCAAGTATGGCGCGGTCTCCGGCGCCTGGCGAGGCGTGCTGCGGATTTGTCGCTGCCATCCCTTTCATCCGGGCGGTTATGATCCGCCTTGA